The proteins below are encoded in one region of Sphingobacterium sp. R2:
- a CDS encoding glycoside hydrolase family 2 TIM barrel-domain containing protein — MMRLLHIAFVLLFLFLFVPKEMHGQSVRQSFLLEKNWRFFQGEVAHGEQTTLDDKNWKNVTVPHDWAIAGPFDRAHDLQDVAVTQNGEKKATVKTGRTGGLPYVGIGWYRTKFDVPQFDPSSKRVVLKFDGAMSEARVYVNGKEACFWPYGYNAFHFDVTELLHRDGRNNTVAVRLENKAQSSRWYPGAGLYRNVHVIVTEKIHMPVWGAHITTPFVSDSLASVKLETTLEHADGKLVRMVTAILNAEGRVVAQKENEQKLNYGKAFVQNFEVKKPALWSPEQPNLYRASTQVYVDGKLMDSFETRFGIREVRVIADRGFMLNGKIRKFQGVCNHHDLGPLGAAINVSALRYQLQLLKDMGCDAVRTAHNMPAPELVSLCDELGLMMMIEPFDEWDIAKCKNGYHRFFADWAERDMVNMIHHFRNNPSVVMWSIGNEVPTQCSADGYKVASFLQAICHREDPSRPVTCGMDQVSCVLENGFASLLDVPGLNYRTHRYEEAYSKLPQNIVLGSETASTVSSRGIYKFPVVKKGDMLYPDHQSSSYDMEYCSWSNLPDEDFALAEDHHWTMGQFVWTGFDYLGEPSPYDTDAWPNHSSMFGIIDLASIPKDRYYLYRSLWNKNEHTLHVLPHWTWPDREGQQTPVFVYTDYPSAELFINGKSQGKRSKNKHSLQERYRLMWMETQYEPGEIKVVAYDRSGTPVAEETVRTAGSPFRITMETVHDSIAADGRSLAYIRVKAVDKQGNLCPHANGLVRFEVGGAGAFKALANGDPTNLESFEKPQMHLFNGQLTLIVQAGEESGKIQIKAKSTGLKEGLFTVQTY, encoded by the coding sequence ATGATGAGACTATTGCATATCGCTTTCGTATTATTGTTTTTGTTTTTATTCGTGCCGAAAGAAATGCATGGACAATCGGTACGTCAGTCTTTCTTGTTGGAGAAAAACTGGCGCTTTTTTCAGGGTGAAGTTGCCCATGGCGAACAGACGACATTGGACGACAAGAATTGGAAAAATGTGACGGTACCGCACGATTGGGCCATTGCGGGACCTTTTGACCGTGCACACGATTTGCAGGATGTTGCAGTGACACAAAATGGAGAGAAAAAAGCAACTGTAAAAACGGGCCGAACCGGAGGCCTACCGTATGTTGGTATAGGCTGGTATCGCACCAAGTTTGATGTACCTCAGTTTGACCCCAGTAGTAAACGCGTGGTGCTTAAATTTGATGGTGCAATGAGTGAAGCCCGGGTCTATGTCAATGGAAAGGAAGCTTGCTTCTGGCCGTATGGTTATAATGCATTTCATTTTGATGTGACCGAATTGCTGCATAGGGATGGCAGAAACAATACCGTTGCCGTCCGATTGGAAAATAAAGCACAATCTTCACGTTGGTATCCAGGTGCAGGACTCTATCGGAATGTGCATGTGATTGTTACCGAGAAAATTCATATGCCTGTTTGGGGAGCCCATATCACCACGCCGTTTGTCTCAGACAGTCTGGCTTCAGTAAAGTTGGAAACCACTTTGGAGCATGCAGATGGTAAATTGGTGCGCATGGTAACTGCAATATTGAATGCAGAAGGCCGTGTCGTGGCGCAGAAAGAAAATGAGCAAAAATTAAACTACGGTAAGGCTTTTGTACAAAATTTTGAAGTAAAAAAGCCTGCATTATGGAGCCCCGAACAACCTAATTTATACCGAGCTTCTACGCAAGTTTATGTTGATGGTAAGCTCATGGATAGTTTCGAGACCCGTTTCGGAATTCGGGAGGTACGTGTTATTGCCGACCGGGGATTTATGTTAAATGGAAAGATTCGAAAATTTCAAGGTGTATGTAATCATCACGATCTCGGCCCATTGGGCGCGGCAATCAATGTGTCGGCTTTACGCTATCAATTACAATTGCTCAAAGATATGGGCTGTGATGCTGTGCGCACCGCTCACAACATGCCCGCTCCGGAACTGGTTTCGCTATGCGATGAATTGGGATTGATGATGATGATCGAACCTTTCGACGAATGGGACATTGCCAAATGTAAAAATGGATACCATCGTTTTTTTGCGGATTGGGCAGAGCGGGATATGGTCAATATGATTCATCATTTTAGAAACAACCCATCTGTGGTCATGTGGAGTATCGGGAATGAGGTGCCGACACAATGCAGTGCCGACGGATATAAAGTGGCTTCATTTTTACAGGCTATCTGCCATCGGGAAGACCCCTCTCGACCGGTGACCTGTGGTATGGACCAGGTTAGTTGTGTGCTGGAAAATGGTTTTGCCAGTTTACTGGATGTTCCGGGACTAAACTATCGTACGCACCGTTATGAAGAGGCTTATTCGAAATTGCCACAAAATATAGTATTGGGTTCGGAAACGGCATCCACCGTAAGTTCCAGGGGCATATATAAATTTCCTGTAGTCAAGAAGGGCGATATGCTATATCCTGATCATCAATCTTCGTCTTACGATATGGAATATTGTTCCTGGTCCAATCTACCGGATGAAGATTTTGCCTTGGCAGAAGACCATCATTGGACGATGGGGCAATTCGTATGGACTGGATTTGATTACCTCGGTGAGCCGTCTCCATACGATACAGATGCATGGCCCAACCACAGTTCCATGTTTGGCATTATTGATCTGGCAAGTATTCCCAAAGATCGTTATTACCTCTACAGAAGTTTGTGGAATAAAAATGAACATACCTTGCACGTTCTTCCACATTGGACATGGCCAGACCGTGAGGGACAGCAGACACCTGTTTTCGTTTATACGGACTATCCAAGTGCAGAACTTTTTATCAACGGCAAGAGTCAAGGGAAACGAAGTAAAAATAAGCATTCTTTACAGGAGCGTTATCGCCTGATGTGGATGGAGACACAATATGAACCCGGAGAAATCAAGGTCGTTGCTTACGATAGATCTGGAACGCCAGTCGCTGAGGAGACTGTACGAACAGCGGGTAGCCCGTTCCGCATCACAATGGAAACAGTGCATGATTCCATTGCTGCTGATGGCCGCTCATTGGCTTATATCCGGGTCAAAGCAGTAGATAAACAGGGCAATCTCTGCCCGCATGCCAATGGGTTAGTTCGATTTGAAGTCGGGGGAGCGGGTGCGTTTAAAGCCTTGGCTAATGGAGATCCAACGAACTTGGAGTCGTTTGAAAAACCACAGATGCACCTGTTTAATGGGCAGCTTACGTTGATTGTTCAGGCGG
- a CDS encoding arabinogalactan endo-beta-1,4-galactanase: MKKLTIGKVFAAAIGFCLVLSSCSKKESFEPTATTSHLAKGADISWITEMEASGVQFFNAGGNAVDGLKLLRGLGMDAVRLRVWVDPERGWCNKNDVLVKARRANHLGMRIMVDFHYSDTWADPGQQTKPAAWKSLAFDDLKKAVSNHTKEVLQLLKDNDITPEWVQVGNETGNGMLWNEGKASESMANYAVLNNAGYDAVKMIFPTAKVIIHLHNGFDNNLFRWMFDGLKENGGKWDVIGMSLYPTPENWKERNTACVSNIKDMIERYHSEVMICEVGMSWDAADTAEIWLKDLFSSVNTVPDHKVLGIFYWEPLAYGGWNGYTLGAFDNNGRPTKALNAFK, encoded by the coding sequence ATGAAAAAATTAACAATAGGAAAGGTATTTGCCGCAGCGATAGGCTTTTGTTTGGTACTGTCTAGCTGCAGCAAAAAAGAGAGCTTCGAGCCCACTGCAACCACATCACATTTGGCAAAAGGGGCTGATATCAGCTGGATTACGGAAATGGAGGCTTCGGGTGTACAGTTTTTTAATGCTGGAGGAAATGCAGTAGATGGACTAAAATTATTGCGTGGATTGGGGATGGATGCTGTACGACTACGCGTTTGGGTAGATCCCGAACGTGGTTGGTGCAATAAGAACGACGTGTTGGTTAAAGCACGTCGCGCAAATCATTTGGGAATGCGGATCATGGTGGATTTTCATTATAGTGATACCTGGGCAGATCCTGGACAGCAGACAAAGCCTGCGGCATGGAAGAGTTTGGCATTTGATGACTTAAAGAAAGCTGTAAGCAACCATACAAAAGAGGTGTTACAATTACTGAAAGACAACGACATTACACCGGAATGGGTGCAGGTAGGCAATGAAACCGGGAATGGTATGTTGTGGAATGAGGGTAAAGCCTCGGAGAGCATGGCTAACTATGCTGTATTGAATAATGCAGGCTATGATGCGGTAAAAATGATTTTTCCGACAGCAAAAGTGATCATCCATCTTCACAATGGATTTGATAATAATTTGTTCCGTTGGATGTTCGATGGTCTGAAGGAAAACGGTGGGAAGTGGGATGTGATCGGTATGTCACTTTATCCGACTCCCGAGAATTGGAAGGAACGGAATACAGCCTGCGTCAGTAACATCAAAGATATGATTGAGCGATACCATTCAGAGGTCATGATCTGCGAAGTGGGCATGAGCTGGGATGCCGCCGATACCGCAGAAATCTGGCTCAAAGATCTTTTCAGCTCGGTCAATACCGTGCCAGATCATAAGGTGTTGGGAATATTTTATTGGGAACCTTTGGCTTATGGCGGTTGGAATGGTTATACGTTAGGCGCATTTGATAACAATGGACGTCCCACAAAAGCCTTGAATGCTTTTAAATAG
- a CDS encoding DUF5111 domain-containing protein, giving the protein MKQLTLYILVLLFAACKKEGGTPAVGGIKPAVLHSSTSELVLKSTDRKAVALQLVWDEAILTSEEPMAQSALKNKIEITADPSFSVIAKSIEQVASSISYTHEQLNNLVTGMGFVPDEKKVFYIRVASRLGANTAWLYSNVIALTITPYQPMDEAAYLYLSNKEMTQFPWKLCSRKEDGFYDGFVRLDQWYNFYLANAESASASLIYGSYPLDGSQYILYSGADRWNCWTSKGGYLYLTADVNKLAWKETAVESMSVTGDFNGWNATATPMTYDQTAKVWKAIITTTAAEQWGIKVLINGSWTWFFGAAEGDGNCALYTADGSGFAYDKVGTHTLILDLSDPKQFKYHVE; this is encoded by the coding sequence ATGAAACAATTGACACTTTATATTTTGGTATTGCTTTTCGCTGCTTGTAAAAAGGAGGGCGGGACACCAGCTGTCGGGGGAATAAAACCTGCAGTGTTGCACAGCAGTACATCGGAATTGGTTTTAAAATCTACCGATCGCAAAGCTGTGGCACTGCAGCTTGTTTGGGACGAGGCGATCTTGACCAGCGAAGAACCGATGGCGCAGTCGGCCTTAAAAAATAAGATAGAAATAACGGCAGACCCCTCTTTTTCGGTTATTGCCAAAAGTATCGAGCAGGTGGCAAGCTCGATCAGCTATACGCATGAACAACTGAATAATCTCGTCACGGGGATGGGATTTGTGCCTGATGAAAAAAAGGTGTTTTATATCCGAGTTGCTTCGCGACTGGGTGCCAATACAGCATGGCTGTACAGTAACGTGATTGCCTTGACTATCACGCCTTACCAACCAATGGATGAGGCAGCTTACCTTTATCTTTCGAACAAAGAAATGACCCAATTCCCGTGGAAACTTTGTTCGAGAAAAGAAGATGGTTTCTACGATGGTTTTGTACGTCTCGACCAATGGTACAACTTCTATTTAGCCAATGCAGAAAGTGCCAGTGCATCTCTCATCTATGGTTCTTATCCATTGGATGGTAGCCAATATATTTTATATAGCGGGGCAGATCGCTGGAACTGCTGGACAAGCAAAGGCGGATATCTGTACCTGACCGCCGATGTTAATAAGTTGGCCTGGAAAGAAACGGCTGTGGAATCGATGTCGGTGACGGGCGACTTTAACGGTTGGAACGCAACAGCCACGCCGATGACCTATGACCAAACGGCGAAAGTTTGGAAGGCAATAATCACGACAACAGCAGCTGAACAGTGGGGCATAAAAGTGTTGATCAATGGCAGTTGGACTTGGTTTTTTGGAGCCGCGGAAGGGGATGGCAACTGTGCACTATATACAGCAGATGGTAGTGGATTTGCTTATGACAAGGTGGGTACACATACCTTGATCCTCGATCTGAGCGATCCCAAACAGTTTAAGTATCATGTGGAGTAA
- a CDS encoding RagB/SusD family nutrient uptake outer membrane protein encodes METTSESVYTSVEGYRSVLAKLYASFAVAGNGRGDADPDMAGSTASWGYLRVYFNLQEVPTDEVIYTWAGGDNMTDIQYMTWGASDTWVNAMYYRIYYTVAICNEFLRNATTAKLATFNSTEQTQILTFAAEARFLRALAYSHAMDLYGNVPFVTESDPVAAFFPPRMARGDLFKFIEKELLEVAAILPEARKNEYGRVSRAAAWSLLAKNYLNAQVYTGTARNADCLNYAKKVIDAGYTLNANYKQVFNADNDKRTNEIIFPIEADVAHTTTWGSTTYLVNGPIVGSMKSSDYGVLSGWNSFRTLREFVGIFEAEDKRGDFWKNGQSLDVEDPAASSQGYGLVKFTNLKDDGTYTTDEGLVSTDFPMIRLADVYLMYAEAVLRGGGGSVQEALTLVNAIRQRGYGSSAGTIEQAQLTLDFILAERGRELFWECTRRTDLIRFGKFTGSAYLWQWKGGDMNGRSVDTKFNLYPIPTTDMSANPNLIQNAGY; translated from the coding sequence GTGGAAACGACATCGGAATCGGTCTATACTTCGGTAGAGGGGTACCGTTCGGTCCTTGCTAAACTTTATGCCTCATTTGCTGTTGCAGGCAATGGACGCGGTGATGCTGATCCGGACATGGCCGGCAGCACAGCCTCTTGGGGCTACCTTCGGGTGTATTTTAATTTGCAGGAAGTACCTACAGATGAGGTGATCTACACTTGGGCGGGAGGTGATAACATGACCGATATTCAGTATATGACCTGGGGAGCGTCCGATACATGGGTCAATGCCATGTATTACCGGATTTATTATACGGTCGCTATCTGCAACGAATTTCTGCGAAATGCCACCACAGCGAAACTGGCAACATTTAATTCGACCGAACAGACGCAGATTCTGACATTTGCGGCGGAAGCTCGTTTTCTGCGTGCACTGGCCTATAGCCATGCCATGGACTTGTATGGAAATGTTCCGTTTGTGACTGAGAGCGATCCTGTAGCTGCATTTTTTCCGCCGCGGATGGCGAGGGGTGATCTTTTCAAATTTATTGAAAAGGAACTTTTGGAGGTCGCAGCAATCTTGCCAGAAGCGCGTAAAAATGAATACGGACGGGTGAGTCGTGCTGCCGCATGGTCTTTATTGGCAAAGAATTATCTGAATGCTCAGGTGTATACGGGTACAGCACGGAACGCAGACTGTCTGAACTATGCAAAAAAGGTGATTGATGCCGGATACACCTTAAATGCGAATTATAAGCAGGTGTTTAATGCCGATAATGATAAGCGTACCAATGAAATTATCTTTCCGATAGAAGCCGATGTGGCACACACCACTACCTGGGGTTCGACAACTTATCTGGTTAATGGCCCTATTGTGGGGAGCATGAAATCGTCAGACTATGGGGTGCTTTCTGGCTGGAATAGTTTTCGTACACTTCGCGAATTTGTAGGCATTTTTGAAGCGGAAGATAAAAGAGGTGATTTTTGGAAAAATGGGCAGTCTTTGGACGTAGAAGATCCAGCTGCATCAAGCCAGGGTTATGGATTGGTAAAGTTTACAAATTTGAAGGATGATGGCACCTATACGACAGATGAAGGTTTGGTCAGTACGGATTTTCCGATGATCCGCCTGGCTGATGTTTATCTGATGTATGCCGAAGCCGTACTTCGCGGTGGCGGCGGTAGTGTGCAGGAAGCCCTTACTCTCGTCAACGCGATCAGACAAAGGGGATATGGAAGTTCCGCTGGCACTATCGAGCAGGCGCAGCTCACGCTTGACTTTATCCTTGCGGAGCGCGGACGTGAACTGTTTTGGGAATGTACGCGCCGCACAGATCTCATTCGATTTGGAAAGTTTACCGGAAGTGCTTACCTCTGGCAATGGAAAGGAGGGGATATGAATGGGCGTTCTGTGGATACAAAGTTCAATCTGTATCCGATTCCAACAACAGATATGAGCGCTAATCCGAATTTAATTCAAAATGCAGGTTATTAG
- a CDS encoding SusC/RagA family TonB-linked outer membrane protein, translating into MKGFAFKTSLLSLSLLSCLGETQLYAATKGESKWIRLMQQQDVRGVVRNEQGQPMAGVTVLVTGTTVGTSTANDGTYRISLPRGKSQLSFSIVGYTSQTLTVSGTSLDIKLVSAGNVLEELVIVGYGSSTKKDLTGAVSTVGSKDFNTGLVGSPEQLINGKTAGVQVMSNSGSPSSGSTIRIRGGASLSASNDPLIVLDGVPLETGGISGNSGNFLSLINPNDIESMTVLKDASSTAIYGSRASNGVLLITTKKGKGDTLRLSFSSIVSMQQAMGVADMMSRDEFANLINSKGTSAQKALLGNASTDWLSEVFQDAIGTDNNLSLQGKIGKALPFRASAGYYNQQGTLRTDKTERMTGAFVLNPTFFDKHLALNLNVKGARNNNSFANTEAIWSAVAFNPTQPIYSGVDAYGGYYESLDNAGLPATGANLNPLGLLRQEKHLSTVNRAVGNLDLDYKFHMLPELKAHVTLGYDYAKGNGSNLIPASAANNFTIGGAFDRYEQTLKNKLFTGYLNYNKFFADLKSTVDITAGHDYQYWSAGRPPIVYYNEAGDIRSTAIASDERHTLISWYGRINYNYDSRYLLTATVRKDGTSRFSPENRWGTFPSIALAWRLSQESFMKGISFLDDLKLRASYGITGQQEGIGNYEYLPVYNLGTAYAQYRFGDQYHLVYRPSVYNRDLRWETTKAFNYGLDFGLWKNRVSGVIEYYTRKTHDLLANVPVAAGTNFDQNATINVGNVESSGFEFQLNTVPIQKDNLRWEVNINATNQHTKVTNIALVQDANAVGTYVGPNVSGRGIQILTTGYQPYMFYVYKQLYNEAGKPLEGVYADLNGDGAINEKDLYRYQSPAAKWLFGFNTQLTYKKWTAATTLRANLGNYVFNNTKMNLSAWETVQYVDPSINNLHRDYLHTGFQTRQYYSDYYVENASFLRMENLSVNYTFGKVGKISNLRVGAVAQNVFIVSKYSGMDPEVPSGFDSSFYPRSRTFSLSVNMDF; encoded by the coding sequence ATGAAAGGTTTTGCATTTAAAACAAGTTTATTGAGCTTGTCATTGCTGTCCTGCCTTGGGGAAACGCAGCTCTATGCGGCAACGAAAGGGGAGAGTAAATGGATCAGGTTGATGCAACAACAGGATGTCCGCGGGGTAGTCCGCAATGAACAGGGGCAACCGATGGCCGGTGTTACGGTGTTGGTGACTGGTACCACTGTGGGGACTTCTACGGCCAACGATGGTACTTATCGTATTTCTTTGCCGAGAGGCAAATCGCAACTGTCATTCTCGATAGTGGGGTATACCAGTCAAACCTTGACGGTATCCGGAACATCTTTAGACATTAAGTTGGTATCGGCGGGAAATGTTTTGGAAGAGCTGGTCATCGTAGGTTATGGCAGTAGTACAAAAAAGGATCTAACGGGTGCCGTCAGCACGGTAGGTAGCAAAGATTTTAATACGGGGTTGGTTGGTTCTCCCGAACAGCTGATCAATGGAAAAACGGCTGGCGTCCAAGTGATGTCCAACAGTGGCTCGCCTTCCTCGGGCAGTACCATACGTATTCGTGGCGGAGCTTCATTGAGTGCCAGCAACGATCCACTGATCGTATTGGACGGGGTACCTTTGGAAACTGGCGGCATCAGCGGCAACAGTGGAAATTTTCTTAGTCTGATCAATCCCAATGATATTGAAAGCATGACAGTACTCAAAGATGCGTCCTCCACAGCGATTTATGGATCTCGTGCATCAAATGGGGTATTGTTGATAACGACAAAGAAAGGAAAAGGGGATACATTACGGCTTTCTTTTTCCTCCATTGTATCCATGCAACAGGCGATGGGAGTGGCTGATATGATGTCGCGCGATGAATTTGCCAACCTGATCAATAGCAAAGGAACTTCTGCGCAAAAAGCGCTATTGGGTAATGCCTCGACAGATTGGCTTTCTGAGGTTTTTCAGGATGCCATAGGAACGGACAATAATTTAAGTTTGCAGGGAAAGATCGGTAAGGCCCTGCCTTTTCGAGCTTCTGCGGGCTATTACAATCAACAGGGAACTTTGCGCACCGACAAGACGGAGCGTATGACGGGAGCATTTGTGCTAAATCCGACATTTTTTGACAAACACCTCGCGCTAAATCTGAATGTTAAAGGAGCTCGAAATAACAACAGTTTTGCCAATACTGAAGCAATATGGTCTGCTGTGGCTTTTAATCCAACGCAGCCAATTTATTCGGGGGTAGATGCCTACGGGGGTTATTACGAGAGTCTCGATAATGCCGGTCTTCCAGCAACAGGTGCAAATCTCAATCCACTGGGCCTGCTTCGTCAGGAGAAGCACCTTAGTACAGTCAATCGAGCTGTAGGTAATCTTGATCTTGATTATAAGTTTCATATGCTACCCGAATTAAAAGCTCACGTAACGCTCGGATATGACTATGCTAAAGGGAATGGATCAAATCTAATTCCCGCAAGTGCAGCCAATAATTTTACGATTGGAGGAGCTTTTGACCGCTATGAACAGACCCTTAAAAATAAATTATTCACGGGTTATCTAAATTATAACAAGTTCTTTGCAGACTTAAAAAGTACAGTCGACATTACTGCTGGCCACGATTATCAATATTGGAGTGCAGGGCGCCCACCGATCGTGTACTATAATGAAGCAGGCGATATACGTTCTACCGCTATCGCATCAGACGAGCGCCATACGCTGATCTCTTGGTATGGTCGGATCAACTACAATTACGATAGCCGTTATTTACTGACAGCAACGGTCCGGAAGGACGGTACATCACGATTCAGTCCAGAAAATCGCTGGGGAACGTTTCCTTCTATCGCCTTGGCATGGCGTCTTTCACAGGAATCTTTCATGAAAGGCATATCGTTTTTGGACGATTTGAAGCTCCGTGCAAGTTATGGTATAACAGGACAGCAGGAAGGTATCGGCAATTATGAGTATTTGCCGGTTTATAATTTGGGAACCGCCTATGCCCAATATCGGTTTGGCGATCAGTATCATCTGGTGTATCGGCCATCGGTCTACAACAGGGATTTACGCTGGGAGACAACTAAAGCATTTAACTACGGTCTGGATTTTGGACTTTGGAAGAATAGGGTATCTGGTGTAATTGAATATTATACAAGAAAAACACATGATCTACTGGCCAATGTGCCTGTGGCGGCAGGAACAAACTTTGACCAGAACGCAACCATTAACGTCGGCAATGTTGAAAGCAGTGGTTTCGAATTTCAATTGAATACTGTCCCTATTCAGAAAGATAATTTGCGCTGGGAAGTGAATATCAATGCAACCAATCAACACACAAAAGTAACCAATATAGCCTTGGTACAGGATGCCAATGCGGTTGGAACGTACGTCGGTCCTAATGTCAGTGGCCGTGGCATACAGATCCTAACAACGGGATATCAACCTTACATGTTTTATGTGTACAAGCAATTGTACAACGAGGCAGGAAAACCGCTGGAAGGCGTGTACGCTGATCTGAATGGTGATGGTGCGATCAATGAAAAAGACCTGTATCGCTATCAATCCCCGGCCGCAAAATGGCTGTTCGGTTTCAATACACAGCTAACGTACAAAAAATGGACTGCAGCCACTACTTTACGCGCAAATTTGGGGAACTATGTCTTTAATAATACAAAAATGAACCTCAGTGCGTGGGAGACCGTTCAATATGTAGATCCGTCGATCAATAACCTTCATCGGGATTACTTGCATACGGGATTTCAGACTAGACAGTATTATTCAGATTACTATGTTGAAAATGCTTCCTTCCTTCGAATGGAAAATCTTTCCGTGAACTATACTTTCGGCAAAGTGGGCAAGATTTCCAATTTACGCGTGGGTGCAGTAGCGCAAAATGTTTTTATTGTGAGCAAATATAGCGGTATGGACCCTGAGGTTCCGAGTGGATTTGACAGTTCGTTTTACCCGCGCTCGAGAACATTCTCCTTGAGCGTCAATATGGATTTTTAA